In Kordiimonas pumila, a single genomic region encodes these proteins:
- a CDS encoding DNA polymerase IV translates to MEKESAESPDPETTSLCRSCFHIFYNQPHCPQCGKNRIVTHPELLTLTIAHMDCDAFYAAVEKRDNPELASKPVIIGGETRGVVSTACYIARMYGVKSAMPMYKAKKLCPDAVIIRPDMKRYREAGLAVRAKMLALTPQIEPISIDEAFLDLSGTEKLHKAVPAAMLAKLAHEIEKEIGITISVGLAANKFLAKLASDMNKPRGFTVIGNFDAVSLLATLPVTAIYGIGQKTAKTLARDGLSRISQLQEIDEATLIRRYGETGQRLYKLSRGIDTRKVTAERDTKSISSERTLEKDLASYDELEMKLWRCCEQVAADLKHKNLAGITIHLKLKTSMHRVISRSRTLQEPTQLTMTLFETGKSLLVPLVDGTPYRLIGIGVSQFRDLWLADQPDLLETGRTKKANAERTIDTLKAKFGVTAITTGRSFSPEKSASKQTPKKK, encoded by the coding sequence ATGGAAAAGGAAAGCGCAGAAAGCCCTGATCCTGAAACTACCTCTCTATGCAGAAGCTGTTTTCATATTTTTTACAACCAGCCCCATTGCCCTCAATGTGGTAAAAACAGAATAGTTACTCACCCTGAACTGCTAACCCTAACCATTGCGCACATGGACTGCGATGCGTTTTATGCTGCCGTTGAAAAGCGAGATAACCCAGAACTTGCATCAAAGCCTGTCATAATTGGAGGTGAAACCAGAGGTGTAGTATCAACCGCATGTTACATAGCCCGTATGTACGGTGTTAAATCAGCAATGCCCATGTATAAGGCAAAAAAGCTATGCCCTGATGCTGTAATAATAAGGCCAGATATGAAGCGCTATAGAGAAGCAGGCCTTGCTGTCAGGGCAAAAATGTTGGCTCTAACACCACAAATTGAACCAATCTCCATCGATGAAGCCTTTCTCGACCTGTCCGGCACAGAAAAACTGCATAAAGCAGTTCCAGCTGCCATGTTGGCAAAACTGGCTCATGAAATTGAAAAAGAAATTGGCATAACAATTTCAGTTGGACTTGCAGCCAATAAATTTCTGGCAAAGCTAGCATCTGATATGAATAAACCCCGTGGATTCACTGTGATCGGTAATTTTGATGCAGTTTCCTTACTTGCAACCCTTCCGGTAACAGCTATTTACGGTATCGGTCAGAAAACAGCCAAAACACTTGCTCGTGATGGTCTAAGTAGAATTAGCCAATTACAGGAAATAGATGAAGCTACATTAATACGGCGATACGGCGAAACAGGCCAGCGGCTGTACAAATTATCTCGCGGCATTGACACAAGAAAAGTAACAGCTGAAAGAGATACGAAAAGCATATCGTCAGAACGTACCCTTGAAAAAGACCTTGCCTCCTACGATGAACTGGAAATGAAATTATGGCGGTGCTGCGAGCAGGTAGCCGCAGACCTTAAACATAAAAACCTTGCAGGCATCACTATTCACCTCAAATTAAAAACCAGCATGCACCGCGTTATTTCACGGTCTAGAACACTACAAGAACCAACACAACTGACGATGACACTGTTTGAAACAGGCAAAAGCTTATTAGTACCTCTTGTCGATGGCACCCCTTACAGGCTCATTGGCATTGGGGTGAGCCAGTTTCGAGACCTCTGGCTTGCGGACCAACCTGACTTGTTGGAAACAGGCCGCACAAAAAAAGCCAATGCAGAGCGCACGATCGATACCCTTAAGGCCAAGTTTGGCGTTACTGCCATTACTACAGGCAGAAGCTTCAGCCCGGAAAAAAGTGCCTCTAAACAAACTCCAAAGAAGAAATAA
- a CDS encoding response regulator — translation MSKKILIVEDNELNMKLFCDLLEAHDYETIQTRDGMAALDLAREHEPDLILMDIQLPEVSGLEVTKWLKEDEDLRKIPVIAVTAFAMKGDEEKIREGGCEAYIAKPISVGHFLETVKKFMG, via the coding sequence ATGAGCAAAAAAATCCTGATTGTTGAAGACAATGAATTAAATATGAAGTTGTTTTGCGATCTGTTGGAAGCTCATGATTATGAGACCATTCAGACACGCGACGGTATGGCTGCCCTTGATCTTGCCCGTGAACACGAGCCTGATCTTATTCTAATGGACATTCAACTTCCAGAAGTCTCAGGTCTTGAAGTGACCAAGTGGCTCAAAGAAGATGAAGATCTGCGCAAAATCCCTGTTATTGCAGTTACTGCTTTTGCAATGAAAGGTGATGAAGAAAAGATACGAGAGGGGGGCTGCGAAGCCTATATTGCAAAGCCTATTTCGGTCGGGCATTTTTTGGAAACTGTTAAAAAGTTTATGGGGTAG
- a CDS encoding RidA family protein yields MTVEATLLDLGITLPEPTAPVANYVAFVRTGNIVSISGQIPMKDGALAYTGKVGDTVSIEDASSAARICAVNIIAQLKVACQGDLNRVVRIVKLGGFVNCIDGFSQQPQVINAASDLMVAVFGEKGKHSRSAVGTNALPLNVPVEIDALVEIK; encoded by the coding sequence ATGACTGTAGAAGCAACACTATTAGACTTGGGTATCACTCTCCCTGAGCCAACAGCGCCTGTCGCAAACTATGTGGCTTTCGTTCGCACGGGAAATATCGTTAGTATCTCTGGCCAAATACCCATGAAAGATGGTGCGCTTGCTTATACGGGTAAAGTCGGTGATACTGTCTCAATCGAAGATGCATCAAGTGCTGCACGCATCTGTGCTGTTAATATTATTGCACAATTGAAAGTTGCCTGTCAGGGTGATCTGAACCGTGTAGTTCGCATTGTAAAATTAGGCGGCTTTGTTAACTGTATCGATGGTTTTAGCCAACAACCACAAGTTATCAATGCAGCCAGTGATCTTATGGTTGCTGTTTTTGGTGAAAAGGGTAAGCATAGCCGCTCAGCTGTTGGAACCAATGCCTTACCTCTTAATGTGCCAGTAGAAATTGATGCTCTAGTTGAAATAAAATAG
- a CDS encoding DUF3572 domain-containing protein yields the protein MQQQDTTTAHTIALEAISYIFSEGYLRDRFFALTGLSPEGMRASLEDPHFLSSTLGFLIDHEPDLLAFAAFIEKKPESIVIAWRTLGGGQGQEW from the coding sequence GTGCAGCAACAAGATACAACAACAGCTCATACAATCGCTCTTGAAGCTATTTCATATATTTTTTCTGAGGGCTATCTTAGAGATCGCTTCTTCGCTTTAACTGGTCTATCACCTGAAGGTATGAGAGCTTCCCTAGAAGATCCCCATTTTTTGTCGAGTACATTAGGCTTCTTAATAGATCATGAACCTGACTTGCTAGCGTTTGCAGCTTTCATAGAGAAAAAACCAGAATCGATTGTCATAGCATGGCGCACTCTTGGTGGCGGACAGGGGCAGGAATGGTAA
- a CDS encoding GGDEF domain-containing protein — protein sequence MTEQISGKLKNDTNINPYVSKLADRLMRTAANAEMKFDSTGWQLITEVLSYAAAAEQRMSEQESRIGYLEQLSVTDELTGIANRRGLQNALSSILASAARHRETGVLGFLDLDGFKNTNDTYGHLAGDSVLRHVAKCLKKFTRPDDVIARISGDEFAIVLKRCTPEQGRSRLRALQRKINNSHIRYDNVTIPVQCSIGQQHFDGTASVHSLIESADLDMYSDKQARKTTLAESA from the coding sequence ATGACTGAACAAATCTCAGGCAAACTGAAGAATGATACCAACATTAACCCATATGTCAGTAAGCTGGCAGACAGGTTAATGAGGACTGCTGCCAATGCTGAAATGAAATTTGACAGCACAGGCTGGCAACTCATTACCGAAGTTCTAAGCTACGCGGCAGCAGCCGAGCAGCGTATGAGCGAGCAAGAGTCGCGTATTGGGTATCTGGAACAGCTTTCTGTTACCGATGAACTAACAGGCATTGCTAATCGCCGAGGCTTACAAAATGCCCTATCCAGTATTCTTGCGTCAGCCGCACGGCACCGCGAAACCGGTGTGCTGGGTTTTTTAGACCTGGATGGGTTTAAAAACACGAATGACACATATGGACACCTCGCAGGCGATAGCGTTTTGCGTCATGTTGCAAAATGCTTGAAAAAGTTTACACGACCAGACGATGTGATTGCTCGTATCTCTGGTGATGAGTTTGCCATTGTTTTAAAAAGATGTACTCCAGAGCAAGGGAGGTCTCGCCTCCGCGCTTTACAACGTAAAATTAATAATAGTCACATACGCTATGATAATGTGACTATTCCGGTCCAATGCTCTATCGGTCAACAGCACTTTGATGGCACTGCAAGCGTCCACAGCTTGATTGAAAGCGCTGACCTTGATATGTATTCCGACAAGCAAGCACGTAAAACTACCCTTGCAGAATCTGCATAA
- a CDS encoding GNAT family N-acetyltransferase — MSATEWDSCNNDNPFLSHAFLSALESTGCASTETGWQPFHICLRNEQGEMVGFMPLYAKRHSYGEYVFDHGWADAFERAGGAYYPKLQSSIPFSPVVSSKLLVAKGQNEPDVQKGLLQALKQLTDNMNISSAHLTFLPEIEAQIAAQQGYLLRQDQQFHWHNRDYKSFDDFLESLSSRKRKQVRKERQTAYSNGITIKRLKGTEISEEHIEAFYKFYLDTGNRKWGQPYLNKAFFYEITATMPDNILLIMCMREESYIAGALNIIGADTLYGRYWGCIENHPCLHFETCYYQAIEFAIENNLKTIEAGAQGEHKLARGYEPVHTISAHWISNQSFRTAVENYLEHETRSVEAEINYLSAHTPFKKQ; from the coding sequence GTGTCTGCAACTGAATGGGACAGTTGCAACAATGACAATCCTTTTTTATCCCATGCATTTCTTTCTGCACTTGAAAGCACTGGGTGTGCATCGACTGAAACTGGCTGGCAGCCCTTTCATATTTGCCTGAGGAATGAACAAGGTGAAATGGTTGGCTTTATGCCGCTCTATGCCAAACGCCATTCTTACGGTGAATATGTGTTTGATCATGGGTGGGCAGATGCCTTTGAACGAGCCGGTGGCGCATATTACCCAAAATTACAATCTTCAATTCCATTTTCTCCTGTGGTGTCATCCAAGCTTTTGGTTGCAAAAGGGCAGAATGAACCAGATGTACAAAAAGGCCTTTTGCAAGCACTCAAACAGCTGACGGACAATATGAATATTTCCTCAGCCCATCTAACATTTTTACCAGAAATAGAAGCCCAAATAGCTGCACAGCAAGGCTATCTGCTTAGACAAGACCAACAATTTCATTGGCACAACAGAGATTACAAATCATTTGATGATTTTTTAGAGTCGCTTTCTTCCAGAAAAAGAAAACAGGTGAGAAAAGAGCGCCAAACAGCTTACTCAAATGGCATTACCATAAAGCGCCTTAAAGGCACTGAGATTTCTGAAGAACATATAGAAGCTTTTTATAAATTCTATTTGGACACCGGCAATAGAAAATGGGGACAACCTTATTTGAATAAAGCCTTTTTCTATGAGATCACTGCAACAATGCCAGACAACATACTCCTTATCATGTGCATGCGGGAAGAATCCTATATTGCAGGGGCATTGAACATAATAGGCGCTGACACGCTTTATGGTCGTTATTGGGGCTGCATAGAAAATCATCCATGTCTGCACTTTGAAACCTGCTATTATCAGGCAATAGAGTTTGCAATTGAAAATAACCTAAAAACAATTGAAGCAGGTGCACAAGGTGAGCACAAACTCGCTAGGGGTTATGAGCCTGTGCACACGATAAGCGCCCATTGGATCAGCAACCAAAGCTTTAGAACTGCTGTTGAAAATTACCTTGAACATGAAACAAGAAGTGTTGAGGCGGAAATCAACTACCTCTCTGCACACACCCCGTTTAAAAAGCAATAG
- a CDS encoding glycerophosphodiester phosphodiesterase family protein, whose product MPSARSFPWLTEYKIAHRGLFEAGTAIEENTRAAVAAAVAAGYGVEIDVQGSADNIIMVYHDTELGRLVEGSGPLSNIGFQQLRLLEIANTGETMPTLPDILEEINGQVPVFIEVKSTKQSDVQKLCAGVRHCLEGYGGPAAIMSFDPRVVSWFKSYMPKYARGLIMGREILLNWKTRLALPFIIRKSSPDFVACDINLLPNSFCQRWRKKGKPVLTWTIRNQLLEDVGKKYADALIFEKPAVLKT is encoded by the coding sequence ATGCCTAGCGCTCGTAGTTTTCCTTGGCTAACTGAATATAAAATTGCACATCGTGGTCTCTTTGAAGCAGGAACCGCGATTGAGGAAAACACGAGAGCTGCTGTGGCTGCTGCAGTAGCGGCTGGTTATGGTGTCGAAATAGATGTTCAAGGGTCTGCCGATAATATTATCATGGTTTATCATGATACAGAGCTAGGTAGGCTAGTGGAAGGCAGCGGCCCTCTTTCCAATATTGGCTTTCAGCAGTTACGGCTACTTGAAATTGCCAACACAGGCGAAACCATGCCAACCTTGCCAGACATCCTTGAAGAAATTAACGGACAAGTACCTGTTTTTATTGAAGTAAAGTCAACAAAGCAAAGTGACGTACAAAAACTCTGTGCGGGTGTAAGGCATTGTCTTGAAGGTTATGGCGGCCCCGCTGCTATCATGAGCTTTGACCCAAGGGTTGTTTCGTGGTTCAAGTCATACATGCCCAAGTATGCCCGCGGACTAATCATGGGACGCGAGATATTACTTAACTGGAAAACAAGGCTAGCCCTTCCCTTTATAATACGAAAATCATCGCCCGATTTTGTCGCCTGCGATATTAATTTACTGCCCAATAGCTTTTGTCAGCGCTGGCGTAAAAAGGGGAAACCCGTTCTGACGTGGACAATCAGAAATCAGCTTCTAGAAGACGTTGGCAAAAAATATGCGGACGCCCTTATTTTTGAAAAACCTGCGGTTCTAAAAACCTAA